A region of Lycium barbarum isolate Lr01 chromosome 3, ASM1917538v2, whole genome shotgun sequence DNA encodes the following proteins:
- the LOC132630151 gene encoding transcription factor bHLH157-like produces the protein MCPIVVKDLKHPGHMLIKMMCDDHGRLLEIFDVIHRLELTILKGVMEKRSETTWAHFIVEASGSFHRLDIFWPLMHSSYSRCQVLFRATCSWFIEL, from the exons ATGTGCCCTATAGTTGTCAAAGATTTGAAGCACCCTGGACACATGCTTATAAAG ATGATGTGTGACGACCATGGACGTCTCTTAGAGATTTTTGATGTTATTCACCGTTTGGAGCTGACAATTTTGAAGGGTGTGATGGAAAAGCGTTCAGAGACTACCTGGGCTCACTTCATTGTTGAG GCTTCAGGAAGCTTCCATAGACTGGATATCTTCTGGCCGCTGATGCACAGCTCGTACAGCAGGTGCCAAGTTCTATTTCGCGCAACATGTAGTTGGTTTATTGAACTATGA
- the LOC132630152 gene encoding uncharacterized protein LOC132630152: MYGMGFDHSFGLWFITRWLKPELMIESGAFKGHSTWVLRQAMPDTPIISITPRHPEKYLKKGPAYVDGNCTYFAGKDFVDFGSVNWAKVMKKHEIKDLSKVLIFFDDHQNELKRLKQALKAGFRHLVFEDNYDTGSGDHYSFRQMCDQFYVRGGGHSCFKDSDEARVRSRRKKFWEKAVDIEELCGPGEAWWGVRGQMCDDFNHSNKAITYAEHFQNSRFVESVLDVYWELPPVAGPSLTHQTRYDPARAQSPIIEDGRYRLFQRLGLSGLETSVFNGYTQMVYLQVSQEP, translated from the exons ATGTATGGGATGGGTTTTGACCACAGCTTTGGGCTTTGGTTTATTACTCGATGGTTGAAACCAGAGCTGATGATTGAGAGTGGCGCTTTCAAAGGACACTCAACTTGGGTCCTGAGACAAGCAATGCCTGATACACCAATCATATCAATTACACCCCGTCATCCAGAGAAATATCTGAAGAAAGGACCTGCTTATGTCGATGGAAATTGCACGTACTTTGCTGGAAAAGACTTTGTTGATTTTGGAAGTGTTAATTGGGCAAAAGTTATGAAGAAACATGAAATCAAGGATCTTAGCAAGGTTCTTATATTTTTCGACGACCATCAAAATGAACTGAAAAG ACTAAAGCAAGCACTGAAAGCAGGGTTCAGACATCTTGTGTTTGAGGACAACTATGATACTGGCTCTGGAGACCACTATTCTTTTAGGCAGATGTGCGATCAATTTTATGTAAGAG GTGGGGGTCATAGCTGCTTTAAGGATAGTGATGAAGCTAGGGTTAGATCAAGAAGGAAGAAGTTTTGGGAGAAGGCCGTTGATATTGAGGAACTATGCGGTCCTGGTGAAGCTTGGTGGGGTGTGAGAGGGCAGATGTGTGATGATTTTAACCACAGCAATAAAGCTATTACTTATGCGGAGCATTTTCAAAACAGCAGGTTTGTAGAGTCAGTGTTAGATGTTTACTGGGAGCTCCCGCCTGTGGCTGGTCCTTCACTTACTCATCAGACGAGATACGATCCAGCTCGTGCACAAAGTCCTATTATTGAAGATGGCAGATATAGATTGTTTCAGAGGCTTGGCTTATCTGGACTCGAGACTTCTGTATTCAATGGTTACACTCAAATGGTCTATCTTCAGGTGTCGCAAGAACCTTAA